A single genomic interval of Zingiber officinale cultivar Zhangliang chromosome 4A, Zo_v1.1, whole genome shotgun sequence harbors:
- the LOC121972948 gene encoding UPF0481 protein At3g47200-like, whose amino-acid sequence MKNIEDEGIEASLDMDWVASLELKVSDTKFRDRNREPTIYRVPDILKSVDPQAYEPLLVSLGPYHHHKPHLQAMNQLKWKYLKFVLEQNPGMVMKDYVGLIKGLETQARVAYSEEVNMSSNSFVEMMLLDGCFLMLTIMGWTHRMEISEESTWWTHFNTLQDIFMLENQLPFFLLETLYQYAFPHGDRFRSLTVELIRMRISSDLKPPSNNKTFHHIIHFCLSCIDPTTNPEKDYLGPGIPWIPSATIFNEAGIHFGRKKRYKSFLDITFHNGKLEIPQLRIEDGINSLLRNLIAYEQCSMNSKFRVTSYMVLMDSLINTAADVELLQQHEIIIGDLGDSQEIATLFNKLGTNVSYTSYNFYLADVVNAMRKHHDTRCNKWRARLNRDYFSNPWAIISLFGALALFVLTLIQTTYAVLSYDRSSN is encoded by the coding sequence ATGAAAAACATAGAAGATGAGGGGATTGAGGCATCACTGGACATGGACTGGGTAGCCTCATTGGAGTTGAAGGTGTCAGACACAAAATTTAGGGACAGAAACAGAGAGCCAACAATATATAGAGTCCCGGATATCTTGAAAAGTGTCGACCCCCAAGCCTATGAGCCATTGCTCGTCTCACTCGGCCCCTACCACCACCACAAACCTCATCTACAGGCTATGAATCAGCTCAAATGGAAGTACCTCAAGTTTGTCCTCGAGCAGAACCCTGGTATGGTCATGAAGGACTATGTGGGTCTGATCAAGGGTCTGGAAACGCAAGCACGCGTTGCCTATTCGGAGGAAGTGAACATGAGCAGCAACAGTTTTGTGGAAATGATGTTGCTAGACGGATGCTTTCTGATGCTTACAATAATGGGGTGGACCCACCGGATGGAGATTTCAGAAGAGAGTACCTGGTGGACTCATTTTAATACATTACAAGATATCTTCATGCTCGAAAACCAgcttcctttttttcttcttgAAACTTTGTACCAATATGCATTTCCTCACGGCGATCGCTTTCGAAGTCTAACAGTCGAGTTGATCCGCATGCGTATCTCAAGTGACTTGAAACCTCCCTCCAACAATAAGACTTTTCATCACATAATTCATTTTTGTCTTTCTTGCATTGATCCGACAACAAACCCCGAGAAGGATTACCTTGGCCCTGGCATACCATGGATTCCCAGTGCTACAATATTCAATGAAGCTGGAATTCACTTCGGCAGAAAGAAGAGATACAAGAGTTTCCTGGACATTACATTTCATAACGGCAAGTTGGAGATTCCCCAACTTCGAATAGAGGACGGCATCAACTCGCTCTTGAGAAATCTCATCGCTTACGAGCAATGTTCAATGAATTCCAAGTTCCGTGTTACATCCTATATGGTGCTTATGGATTCCCTCATCAATACCGCAGCAGATGTCGAATTGCTTCAACAACATGAAATCATTATCGGCGACTTAGGGGACAGCCAAGAAATTGCCACTCTATTTAACAAACTTGGCACGAATGTTAGCTATACTTCATATAATTTCTACCTTGCGGATGTCGTCAATGCCATGAGGAAGCACCATGACACTAGATGCAACAAATGGCGCGCAAGGTTGAATCGTGATTACTTTAGCAATCCTTGGGCAATTATCTCATTATTTGGTGCTCTTGCCCTATTTGTTCTTACTCTGATACAGACCACATATGCTGTTCTGAGCTATGATCGATCGTCAAACTAG